TTGAATCAAAAATGTCTTAACTTTACTGTCTTTAAACAGCTTAAAaccttaaatataatacataacattaGAACAGTAAGGCATTTCGCACAGGGCACTGAAACAAATTGCCACAGTCATGCGCGATGTTCATTCgatgctggttcgacaacgactgaatgatagagcgtaagcgtacgtgtgatgTGAAGATGGCACAATTGTGCCGagcagtgccgaccactgaCATAAagctatacatttatatacgaaAAGGTAAGAGTCAGTGTGGTAGAGAGTCAgatatgtgctgaacacatagaagacgacaagcgacgagcgacatctgtcaaatattaaaatacaagcgttcttatgggcacagattttttgacaacagcacgactacgcgacaaccgacttgtagttgtcgttgtcgctaaattaaaaatgtttctaattttggcgacgacaatggccgctgtagagctgccactaatatgtgaaatgtaaaattattaaaaattttaataagtatgacgatattttgccagcagaagcgtaaaatagctttgatatattatttataatacattatttataatttaaaacaaacaattcggtttatttataatgttttatacaaaaaatttaaattttcaaaatatttaaattttatttaagaaaaaggtgttagtacggcaacaatgaaattgtgtACATCAAAAATTGAAAGTTGTTGTCGAAACAAATAAACATCGTAGGAGACTGCTAGGACAGATAATATAGCACTGCGCATTACTTTTATTTGGTAagatttttaagtttaattattaaattactttgtttacaattaaaattttatatttcagatTTAATTATGGATTTCGATGAAGCTTTAATAGAAGAAGTGCGTCATCGCCCATTTTTATATGATCTTGGGCATGGGAttataaaaaattgagaaaGAAGGATCTTGCGTGGAAGGAAGTCGGAGTGTGTATAAAATTGAGTGGTAAGTAAAGAAGTAAAGGAGGatggatcatgtgtagaagttcacgcaagtgaggaaaatttttgattgtcattcacttgggagtggccagaaacgattcttctccacatggttcaagcagctcacgacttccggttttagaccaagtatcctctgggtagccaacagacatccgtttgaaggcgagctaaagtgagaaggcgaagcccgcttattcggttgtgcgtagggcttgggacccaccacataaaaacaccccccaatgaaaaatctacgaaagcctcggatgagacaccccccttttgatgacgacccctgcaaacgtttaaaggacaatgatataagggcatgcacctggaatgtccggacccttaattgggaaggtgcctctgcccagctggttgatgtcctcatacgacgggacaaggacggaagaaggtgggtccttgtgacattgcgcaaatttggtgttggatttgtggtgggagagagactccgtcgcagagtcctggcattcaccccggtggatgaacgtctagccacaatccgcatcaaagcgaggttcttcaacatatcgctgatttgcgcccacgccccaacggaagagaaggacgatgtgaccaaagatgctttctatgagcgcctagaacgtacctatgagcgctgcccccgccacgatgtaaaagtcgtgcttggcgattttaacgccagggtgggtaaagaaggagtctttggcacaacagtcggaaaattcagcctccatgacgaaacatcgccaaacggcctgaggctgatcgacttcgctggggcccgaaatatggtcgtctgtagtaccagattccagcataagaaaatacatcaagctacttggctgtctcctgatcgaaacacgcggaaccaaatcgatcacgttgtgatagacggaagaaatgtctcctgtgttttagacgtgcgtacgctccgaggaccaaatatagactcggaccattatctggtcgcagcgaagatacgcacccgcctctgtgcagcaaagactgcccgtcaacaaacacaaggaaggttcgacgtcgaaaagctgcaatcgcaacagacagccacgaaatactctactcgacttgcactcctgctctctgagagcactcatcagcatctcggtataagggaactgtggaacggcatctcaaactcactgcgtaccgctgcagccgaaacaattggttttcggcaacgacaaaaaacaagctggtacgatgaggagtggcgtctcgcagcggagagaaaacagactgcctacctcgcaacgttgcaaacgaccacaacacgtgcgggatgggatagataccgagagcagaagagagaagcgagacgcatctgcagacaaaaaaagaaagaggccgaaatgcgtgagtacgaagagcttgagaagctggcagacagaggtaatgctcgaaaattttatgaaaaaatgaagcgacttaa
This portion of the Zeugodacus cucurbitae isolate PBARC_wt_2022May chromosome 3, idZeuCucr1.2, whole genome shotgun sequence genome encodes:
- the LOC128920509 gene encoding uncharacterized protein LOC128920509 — protein: MKNLRKPRMRHPPFDDDPCKRLKDNDIRACTWNVRTLNWEGASAQLVDVLIRRDKDGRRWVLVTLRKFGVGFVVGERLRRRVLAFTPVDERLATIRIKARFFNISLICAHAPTEEKDDVTKDAFYERLERTYERCPRHDVKVVLGDFNARVGKEGVFGTTVGKFSLHDETSPNGLRLIDFAGARNMVVCSTRFQHKKIHQATWLSPDRNTRNQIDHVVIDGRNVSCVLDVRTLRGPNIDSDHYLVAAKIRTRLCAAKTARQQTQGRFDVEKLQSQQTATKYSTRLALLLSESTHQHLGIRELWNGISNSLRTAAAETIGFRQRQKTSWYDEEWRLAAERKQTAYLATLQTTTTRAGWDRYREQKREARRICRQKKKEAEMREYEELEKLADRGNARKFYEKMKRLNEGFKTGASSCRDQGGNLVTDVQGILGLWREHFSDLLNGSESTTPGDGEPDPPIDDDGTDVPLPDHEEIRIAITRLKNNKAAGADRLPAELFKYGGEELIRCMHQLLCRIWSEGSMPDDWNLSVLCPIHKKGDPTICANYRGTSLLNIAYKVLSSVLCERLKPTVNKLIGPY